DNA from Gramella sp. MAR_2010_147:
ATCAGGTAAATATCCCCGTAAGGCACTCCATAACTGGACCTCTTAACTTCGGCTTCAAAACCACCATCCTCGTTAAGAACTATCAATGTATTTGCAGTCTGTAGATTTTCATCAGCAGAATATCTTTTCGTTTTTACAATTTCACCTCCTTCAGGTTTCAATTTTAAAACAAAACGGTTATCTGCAAAATCACCTAAATAATTGAATGGTGTATCCTGGCTGGTACATTCTAACCATATATCTTCCTTATTTTCTTGAGGGATACTTAAAATAATATGATTTCCCTGCATTTTGGTGAAATCTGGATCTATATCCCTTCTTTCTTTACTCCCAAAAACGACGGTATAGTCAGATTCTATACCCTGGGATGCCAGCAAAGCTTTGGTATAATTGCTTAAACCTTTACAGTCTCCATACCCCAGCCTATCAACCTCTGAAGCTGGATAGGGCGTCCATCCTCCAATCCCCAGCATTACTGCGATATATCTAGTGTTATTCTGAACATAATTATAGATGATCCTTGCTTTCTCTTCTGTTGTTTCTGCACTCTGGGTAAGAGTAGATATTTTACTAACGATTGCGTCTGGTAAAATAGCTTTCCCGGCTACTAAATTATCATATTGCCATTTTCCGAAACTCTCCCAATCGGTAGATTTTCCTCGAATTCCTTCAAGTTCATATTCTTCAAGTGCAACAAGAACTTTAGGGGCAAAACTTTCAAAGGAAGGACTAAGTGGCTCGTATGATATAGCAGTAATATTATTTGCTGAATACTCCAACTCTAAATTGGAAGTACTGGATACAACATCCAGACTATCCAGATTGCGTTCAGAAAAACGAACCGGAATTTTAGCATTATTAAAAAGCTTATAGGTAGACTTTTCAACACTTACCTTATAGCCTTCAAGTGGCCACCAGTCCGGCAGAAACACACTACTTTCTCTTCTTACCTTGCTGGTATATGCTACCGTATAAGGATATGATCTTGGGGTATAATCCAGATAACTTATTCTATTATCAGAAAAAAGAACAAAGTTTTGAAAATTACTGCGTTCTTTAAAATCCCTTTTTCTGATTTTTTTTATTTCCTCACCCTTAGCACTATAAATTATGGCTTCCTGATCTAGAATTGAAACTCCATCATCATAATTTTCATAAGCATCAATAAAGCGTTCACCTGATTCGTTTAGGACTGTTACAACCCTTTCAGTAGTAATAACAACATCATCAACATCATTTATTTCCAGGTGCGTAGCATTTTTACGAACTACCGCATTGGCATCGAGGAGCATTTTTAGATCAATGTCGCTGACCGAATAATTTTCCTGGCTATAAAGGATTGAAGAAACACCAAGAAAACAAACAATAAGAAGTTTGTACATTTTTGGGGGAAAATTCAGAATTTCCTTGCAATATATAAAAAATTAACTCTTTTTAACGTTTTTCTTTAGAATCTATTATAATTGTAACCGGTCCATCATTTAAAAGAGATACTTTCATGTTTGTGCCAAATCGACCTACACCAACATCCTTTCCTAATTCTTCTTTAAACTTAGCTATAAACTTTAAATATAACGGTTCCGCAATTTCTGGCTTTGCCGCCTTGATATAACTTGGCCGGTTTCCTTTCTTGGTACTGGCATGCAAGGTAAACTGACTCACGATGATTGCATCACCATCCCTACTTTTCAGGGATTCATTCATCACTTCTTCATCATCATTAAAAATTCGCATATTGATGATCTTCCGGCACAGCCAGTCAATATCTTCTTCATTATCTTCATCTTCAATCCCAAGGAGAACCAACAATCCATCACGCATTACCGCACAAACTTTATGATCTACGGTTACAGATGCTTCTGAAACTCTTTGTATTACTGCTCTCATTATTTTTGATATTGGTCTATTCTATAATTATCTTCTTCACCATCCATGATCTGTAAATAACTTTTGTACCTGGACCAGGCAATTTCGCCTTCTTCCAACGCGTCTTTTATAGCACACTTCGGTTCTTCTATATGCAGACAATTATGAAATTTACAATCCTGTTTTCTTTCAAAAAACTCGGGAAAATAATCTCCAATCTCTTCGCGATCCATATCCACAACCCCGAAGCCTTTGATACCCGGGGTATCAATAATACGTGCATCAAAGCTTAGATCGAACATTTCAGCAAATGTGGTGGTATGTTGTCCCTGGCTATGCTGTTTTGAAATTTCTGATGTTTTTAGATCCAGACTAGGCTCTATAGCATTGATAAGAGTTGATTTTCCTGTTCCGCTATGTCCGGAAATCATACTGGTTTTTCCGTACATTTTTCCAGTTACCTTATCAACATTTTTTCCATTTTTTGCTGAAATACCGATACATTCGTAACCTGCACTTCGGTATAATTCTGCAAGATATTTCACCTCGGCAAGCTCTTCAATAGAATAAGCATCTACCTTGTTGAAAAGCAATACAGCAGTGATATCGTATGCTTCTGCGGTAACCAGGAACCTATCTATAAAAGTGGTTAATGTTGGCGGATTGTTGAGCGTAATCAGCAGAAAAACCTGGTCTATATTAGAAGCAATGATATGTGTTTGCTTGGAAAGATTGACAGATTTTCGAATAATATAGTTCTCACGCTCCTTGATCTTTTTAATTACCCCGGTCTTCTCCTCTACTCCTTCTTCAAGATCAAAACTCACCTCATCACCTACTGCCACAGGATTAGTACTTTTAATTCCCTGTATCCTGAATTTCCCTTTTATCCTGCATTCGTAAAACTCTCCATCTTCAGCCTTTACCTGATACCAGCTTCCTGTAGATTTATAAACCGTTCCCTGCATTTATCCTAAATTATTCATATCCTGAGTCATCTTTTAATTTCAATACAAATTTAGAAGAATAATTCCAGACAACGGCTTCGTCTAACTATTGCTTTCAAATTACCTAATCCCATCAAGAATTTTTTGCTGATGATTGATAGATTCCTGGTGAATAGCTTTGAACATTCTAAGAACGAACTCTTCACTAAGTCCCTTTTCCTCGCCTTCCAGCACCATTTTACCAAGAATTTCATTCCATCTCTTAGTTTGTAAAATAGCCACGTTTTTATCCTTTTTAACCTCTCCAATCTCCTCGGCGATTTTCATTCTCTTGGAAAGAATCTCCAGAATCTGACTATCAGTAATGTCGATTTTAGATCTCAGGGCGGTCAATTTATTCTGAAACTCTTCATTTCCAGAAATTTCCTTTCTAACTTTTAGATCTTCCATCATTTTAATAAGTGTTTCAGGGGTAATTTGCTGTGCAGCATCACTCCAGGCTTTATCCGGGGTGTGATGTGTTTCCACCATAAGTCCGTCATAGTTTAGATCCAGGGCAGTCTGACAAAGGTCAAAGATGATATCCCTTCTACCTGCAATGTGAGATGGATCGAGGATTAAAGGCAAATCTGGAAATTTGTTCTGAAGCTCAATCGGGATTTGCCATTCCGGATTGTTTCTGTACTTGGTTTTTTCGTAGGCTGAAAAGCCTCTATGAATTACCCCCAGTTTCGAAATATTAGCAGTATGTAATCTTTCCACAGCACCAAGCCATAACGAAAGGTCTGGATTCACCGGGTTTTTCACCAATACGATCTTATCTGTTCCTTTCAGGGCATCAGCAATTTCCTGAACAATAAAAGGAGACACGGTGGTTCTTGCACCTATCCAAAGAATATCTACATCATGCTTTAACGCAAGATCTACATGATTTGGGTTTGCCACTTCGGTAGTAGTAAGCATTCCTGTTTCCTCCTTTGCCTTTTGAAGCCATTTTAAACCAAGTGCACCTACACCTTCAAAGTTTCCGGGTCTGGTTCTTGGCTTCCAGATTCCTGCTCTTAGCACAGTTGCATCACTGTCTTTTAACTGGTGGGCGATCGTTAAAACCTGTTCCTCTGTTTCGGCACTACAGGGACCTGCAATAACCAGTGGATGTGACAATCCGAAATCATCCAACCACGTTCTGAGTTCTTTGTTATTTTCCATTTTCTACTATTTTAAATTCTTCGTTCTTATTTATTCCGTTTAATACTTCTCTTATATGGTTCGTTCTTTCCATTTCACTGAATATTTCCTCAAAATTATCTTCATCTATCAGTTTTCTGAAATGTTTCAAATTTAAAATATACTCATCCAGTGTTTCCATAACATTTTTCTTATTCTGACGGAAGATGGGCGTCCACATTGCCGGAGAACTTTTCGCCAGTCTTACTGTAGAAGCAAATCCACTACCGGCCAGATCGAAAATATCCCTCTCATTCTTCTCTTTTTCCAGCACCGTTTTACCAAGCATAAAAGAACTTATGTGTGATAAATGCGACACATAGGCGATATGCCTGTCGTGGGAAGAAGGATCCATATATCTAATTCTCATCCCAATTGCCTTAAATATTTCCAAAGCCCTTTCCTGAAGTTTGAAAGCTGTTTTTTCTACTTCACAAATGATGTTTGTCTTATTCTTAAATAAACCACGAACTGCAGCGGTAGGCCCCGAAAATTCTGTTCCGGCAATGGGATGTGCAGAAAGATAATTTCGTCTTTTAGGATGTTCAGCAACTATTTTGCAAATTTCTTCTTTGGTAGACCCGGCATCTATTACCATACAATCTTCTTTTACTATATCTAATACCCTGGGCAGTACATTTAAAGAGGTGTCTACGGGAATTGCCATATATACCAGGTCGGCTTTAATAAGTTCTTCGAATTGTGCTTTTTTATCGATCAATCCAAGCTCTAAAGCTTTCGCAAGATGTTCTTCATTTTCGTCTATCCCATAGACCTCAACGTTCTCCATTACAGATTTCAGATCCAGGGTAAAAGATCCACCTATCAAGCCTATACCTATTACAAAAACTTTCATAATTTAATTCTTTTCAGTGCTTCATCGATATCATCCTCTGTCGCGCAGAGTGAAAAACGCACATAGCCTTCACCCTGAGAACCAAAAATGAATCCCGGTGTAATAAAAATGTCCTTATTATAAAGCAAGTCATCTACAATATCACTGGAAGTCTTTTCTTTGGGAGTCTTGGCCCATAAAAAAAGGCCTACCTGATCGCCCTTCACCTCACAGTTTAATTCTGAAATTAACTCAAGGATCTTTTTCTTCCTTCTGGTATACACTTTATTGATTTCTTCGAACCAGGAACCTGACAATTTCAATGCTTCCACAGCACCGGCCTGCACCGGGTAAAACATTCCGCTGTCCATATTAGATTTTACTTTTAAAACAGCATTGATATTCTTTTCACTTCCTGCAAGTATCCCCACTCTCCAACCGGCCATATTGAAACTTTTACTCAAGGAATTTAACTCCATTACATAATCGCTTAAACCTTCTTTTCTTAAAATGGTTTTAGGATGATCATTCTGAATAAAACTATAGGGATTATCGTTTATCACTAATATTTTATGCTCTTCAGCAAACCTGGTCAGTTTTTCAAAAAAGCTGTCCGGTGCTACAGATCCTGTAGGCATATGCGGATAGTTCACCCACATTATTTTTACTTTACTAAGGTCTTCTTTCGATAATTTATCAAGATCTGGAAGCCAATTATTCTCTGGTTTTAATTCATAATTGCGTTCTTTCGCTTCCAGTAATTTAGAAACTGAACTATAAGTAGGATAACCGGGATTTGGTAATAAAACCTCATCACCAGGATTTAAGAAAGTCATAGAAATATGCATGATTCCCTCCTTACTTCCCATTAATGGCAATATTTCTGCATCGGGATCTAAATCAAGCTGATAGAATTTTTTATAAAATTCTGAAATGGCATTTCTCAATTCTGTAATTCCTTTATAAGGCTGGTACTGGTGGGCGGCACTATTTTCAAGAGCAGTATTCAATGCTTCTATAACCGCAGGTGGTGGAGCAAGATCAGGACTGCCAATCCCCAGATTGATAATTGGTTTTCCTTTGGCTCTGAGATCGGCTACTTCACGAAGTTTCTTCGAGAAATAGTATTCCTGAACTGTATCGAGCCTTTTTGCAGTTATCATGACAATTTGTTTTTATAGATTCCCAAAATTTTTAAATCTTCCGTCATTATTTTCAACACATCGATCGCCTTTTCAAAATCCTGTGTTCTTTCAAAAGTCACATCCACAAAAAATGAATATTTCCAGGGTTCGTCAATAATAGGGAGCGACTGAATTTTAGTCATATCTAAGTAAGAGTCCCTTAAAATATTCAATACCGAAACCAGACTGCCGCGATCACTGCTCAAATCAAATTTCAGGGAAGCTTTATCTAGTTTCTCTCCATTTGGCTTTTGCATTTCTGTACCTAACACGAGAAACCTGGTGGCATTACTTTTTATGGTGTGAATTTCTCTGGCCAGAATTTCCAATCCATACATACTCGCCGCTGCCGGACTGGCAACAGCAGCAACCTTCAACTTTCCTTCTTCTGAAATTCTTTTAGCAGCTTCAGCAGTATCTGCATCTTCAATCAACTTAATATGAGGATGCTTTTTAAAGAACTCTTTACATTGCAGTAAAGCCATAGGATGGGAAAACACCTTTTTAATATCTTTAATCTCCTGCCCTTCAACTGCCATTAGATTCATATTTACCGGAGTATAATGCTCCCCGATCACACTTAAATTGTATTCATCTATAAGAGCATAATTTGGTAAAATGGAGCCGGCAATACTGTTCTCTATAGCCATTACCGCTTCATTGGTCTCGTTTGAAGCCAGCTTTTCTGCCAGCTCGTGAAAGGACATATGTTCCACCACCGCTACTTCGTTAGGGTAATAATCCATGACCACCAGATGATGGAAAGAACCTTTAATACCCTGAATTCCGACTTTTTTACTCATATTGATACAATAAAAAAAGTCCCGATTTTAGATCGAGACTTTTATATAATTTGATGTATTAATTAATCATATAGCATTCCCGATCCTATTCCTGGTAT
Protein-coding regions in this window:
- a CDS encoding DUF3857 domain-containing protein; the encoded protein is MYKLLIVCFLGVSSILYSQENYSVSDIDLKMLLDANAVVRKNATHLEINDVDDVVITTERVVTVLNESGERFIDAYENYDDGVSILDQEAIIYSAKGEEIKKIRKRDFKERSNFQNFVLFSDNRISYLDYTPRSYPYTVAYTSKVRRESSVFLPDWWPLEGYKVSVEKSTYKLFNNAKIPVRFSERNLDSLDVVSSTSNLELEYSANNITAISYEPLSPSFESFAPKVLVALEEYELEGIRGKSTDWESFGKWQYDNLVAGKAILPDAIVSKISTLTQSAETTEEKARIIYNYVQNNTRYIAVMLGIGGWTPYPASEVDRLGYGDCKGLSNYTKALLASQGIESDYTVVFGSKERRDIDPDFTKMQGNHIILSIPQENKEDIWLECTSQDTPFNYLGDFADNRFVLKLKPEGGEIVKTKRYSADENLQTANTLIVLNEDGGFEAEVKRSSYGVPYGDIYLIENQPEKEQKRYYREKFSYLQNIDFEEINFSNDKRKIEFIENLEFNGDNFCRKAGNRLLLPLNFIKQFHLNLDEDQNRKNSVQISRGKSYRDTTRFKIPVNYTVEALPKSQFLKTEFGELEFNIDQKEEKGSAYIVVDQYLKIEEGEWAPGKFEEFRTFLQNIYNIRNQKAVIVSSSKI
- the dtd gene encoding D-aminoacyl-tRNA deacylase, which codes for MRAVIQRVSEASVTVDHKVCAVMRDGLLVLLGIEDEDNEEDIDWLCRKIINMRIFNDDEEVMNESLKSRDGDAIIVSQFTLHASTKKGNRPSYIKAAKPEIAEPLYLKFIAKFKEELGKDVGVGRFGTNMKVSLLNDGPVTIIIDSKEKR
- the rsgA gene encoding ribosome small subunit-dependent GTPase A — its product is MQGTVYKSTGSWYQVKAEDGEFYECRIKGKFRIQGIKSTNPVAVGDEVSFDLEEGVEEKTGVIKKIKERENYIIRKSVNLSKQTHIIASNIDQVFLLITLNNPPTLTTFIDRFLVTAEAYDITAVLLFNKVDAYSIEELAEVKYLAELYRSAGYECIGISAKNGKNVDKVTGKMYGKTSMISGHSGTGKSTLINAIEPSLDLKTSEISKQHSQGQHTTTFAEMFDLSFDARIIDTPGIKGFGVVDMDREEIGDYFPEFFERKQDCKFHNCLHIEEPKCAIKDALEEGEIAWSRYKSYLQIMDGEEDNYRIDQYQK
- a CDS encoding bifunctional 3-deoxy-7-phosphoheptulonate synthase/chorismate mutase type II; its protein translation is MENNKELRTWLDDFGLSHPLVIAGPCSAETEEQVLTIAHQLKDSDATVLRAGIWKPRTRPGNFEGVGALGLKWLQKAKEETGMLTTTEVANPNHVDLALKHDVDILWIGARTTVSPFIVQEIADALKGTDKIVLVKNPVNPDLSLWLGAVERLHTANISKLGVIHRGFSAYEKTKYRNNPEWQIPIELQNKFPDLPLILDPSHIAGRRDIIFDLCQTALDLNYDGLMVETHHTPDKAWSDAAQQITPETLIKMMEDLKVRKEISGNEEFQNKLTALRSKIDITDSQILEILSKRMKIAEEIGEVKKDKNVAILQTKRWNEILGKMVLEGEEKGLSEEFVLRMFKAIHQESINHQQKILDGIR
- a CDS encoding prephenate dehydrogenase — translated: MKVFVIGIGLIGGSFTLDLKSVMENVEVYGIDENEEHLAKALELGLIDKKAQFEELIKADLVYMAIPVDTSLNVLPRVLDIVKEDCMVIDAGSTKEEICKIVAEHPKRRNYLSAHPIAGTEFSGPTAAVRGLFKNKTNIICEVEKTAFKLQERALEIFKAIGMRIRYMDPSSHDRHIAYVSHLSHISSFMLGKTVLEKEKNERDIFDLAGSGFASTVRLAKSSPAMWTPIFRQNKKNVMETLDEYILNLKHFRKLIDEDNFEEIFSEMERTNHIREVLNGINKNEEFKIVENGK
- a CDS encoding aminotransferase class I/II-fold pyridoxal phosphate-dependent enzyme, translating into MITAKRLDTVQEYYFSKKLREVADLRAKGKPIINLGIGSPDLAPPPAVIEALNTALENSAAHQYQPYKGITELRNAISEFYKKFYQLDLDPDAEILPLMGSKEGIMHISMTFLNPGDEVLLPNPGYPTYSSVSKLLEAKERNYELKPENNWLPDLDKLSKEDLSKVKIMWVNYPHMPTGSVAPDSFFEKLTRFAEEHKILVINDNPYSFIQNDHPKTILRKEGLSDYVMELNSLSKSFNMAGWRVGILAGSEKNINAVLKVKSNMDSGMFYPVQAGAVEALKLSGSWFEEINKVYTRRKKKILELISELNCEVKGDQVGLFLWAKTPKEKTSSDIVDDLLYNKDIFITPGFIFGSQGEGYVRFSLCATEDDIDEALKRIKL
- a CDS encoding prephenate dehydratase; protein product: MSKKVGIQGIKGSFHHLVVMDYYPNEVAVVEHMSFHELAEKLASNETNEAVMAIENSIAGSILPNYALIDEYNLSVIGEHYTPVNMNLMAVEGQEIKDIKKVFSHPMALLQCKEFFKKHPHIKLIEDADTAEAAKRISEEGKLKVAAVASPAAASMYGLEILAREIHTIKSNATRFLVLGTEMQKPNGEKLDKASLKFDLSSDRGSLVSVLNILRDSYLDMTKIQSLPIIDEPWKYSFFVDVTFERTQDFEKAIDVLKIMTEDLKILGIYKNKLS